The following proteins are co-located in the Alcaligenes faecalis genome:
- the hisI gene encoding phosphoribosyl-AMP cyclohydrolase, which produces MSRRISVEQVEEGYELAPKFDEHGLIACITTDANNGEVLMLGYMNREALEKTIQTGQAHYWSRSRQTLWHKGASSGLVQTVEEMRIDDDQDAVWLRVRVAGSRASCHVGYYSCFYRQVPMGAKRSKGQDLVFVESTKTFDPKAVYGDVPNPTVL; this is translated from the coding sequence ATGAGCCGCCGAATTTCGGTAGAGCAAGTGGAAGAGGGCTATGAGCTGGCCCCCAAGTTTGACGAGCATGGCCTGATTGCCTGCATCACGACAGACGCTAATAATGGCGAGGTCTTGATGCTGGGTTACATGAACCGGGAGGCCCTGGAAAAAACCATACAGACAGGGCAAGCCCATTACTGGAGCCGCTCGCGTCAAACGCTCTGGCATAAAGGTGCCAGCAGCGGACTGGTGCAGACGGTAGAGGAAATGCGTATCGACGACGACCAGGATGCTGTGTGGTTACGTGTGCGGGTAGCCGGTTCCAGGGCCAGTTGCCACGTGGGCTATTACTCCTGTTTCTACCGGCAGGTGCCGATGGGCGCCAAGCGCAGCAAGGGTCAGGATCTGGTCTTCGTGGAGTCCACCAAGACCTTTGATCCGAAAGCTGTGTATGGCGATGTGCCTAATCCTACCGTGCTTTAA